A stretch of Carnobacteriaceae bacterium zg-C25 DNA encodes these proteins:
- a CDS encoding NFACT family protein, producing MSFDGFYTARMVSELSQVLINGRITKIHHPIEEELVFSFRSNGKNYKLLFNISAQSHRVQLTNAPFTNPDTPSNFCMVLRKHLEGSKLIAIQQIELDRIITFILQGSDDIGDDKFYHLTIELMGKHSNVFLIQPDTNVIIECMKHIPLYKNSHRTILPNAQYVLPPQQHKKNPYLATVHELTQLLGDSPSPKHVQNCLQGFSMPTITQIFEFQALQNCTLPQAIIDYCKLPTMPYTNSDTFYAVDITSTMSTYASLSEQLDHYYEKKSTNDRIRSLTHAIYQRLQAIVTRNEKKIEKMNEDMRMAQNSDALRIKGELLTANSYQIERGMLEVTLDNFYDDYKPITIALKPEKNATQNAKDYFKKYQKLKLSLQHLTAQLEQATQENAYLESVLVQLQFATLSDIEAIRSELVSSGYIKEKKAQRKNVVSKLGPLRFTSDDGTLILVGRNNVQNDQLTLKQSPKDFIWLHAKDIPGSHVIIQSSSPTDETLQFGAELAAYFSKFKLSNNVPVDYVAIKHIKKPNGAKPGFVIYNNQKTVTATPNEEKIDACRLVE from the coding sequence ATGAGTTTTGACGGATTTTATACAGCACGCATGGTGAGCGAATTATCACAAGTTCTTATAAACGGTCGTATCACAAAAATACACCACCCCATCGAAGAAGAACTTGTATTTAGTTTTCGCTCCAACGGCAAAAATTATAAATTATTATTTAATATTTCGGCACAGTCTCATCGTGTACAACTCACAAACGCACCATTTACAAACCCGGATACCCCTTCAAATTTTTGTATGGTGCTACGCAAACATTTAGAAGGTTCTAAATTGATTGCCATTCAACAAATTGAATTAGATCGGATAATCACCTTTATTTTACAAGGCAGTGACGATATTGGAGACGATAAATTTTATCATTTAACCATCGAATTGATGGGTAAACATAGTAATGTCTTTTTAATTCAACCGGACACTAATGTGATTATTGAATGCATGAAACACATTCCGCTTTACAAAAATTCGCACCGTACCATATTGCCAAACGCGCAATATGTCCTACCGCCACAACAACACAAAAAAAATCCTTATCTAGCTACGGTACACGAATTAACGCAATTATTGGGTGATTCCCCGTCACCAAAGCACGTGCAAAATTGCCTACAAGGCTTTTCAATGCCGACCATCACTCAAATTTTTGAATTTCAAGCATTGCAAAACTGTACATTACCCCAAGCAATTATAGACTATTGCAAATTGCCGACGATGCCCTATACAAATAGCGATACATTTTATGCAGTTGATATAACGTCAACCATGAGCACGTACGCGTCATTAAGCGAACAACTCGATCATTACTACGAAAAAAAATCGACAAATGACCGTATTCGTTCACTCACGCATGCCATTTATCAGCGATTACAAGCCATTGTCACACGCAATGAAAAGAAAATCGAAAAAATGAATGAAGATATGCGCATGGCACAAAATAGTGATGCGTTGCGCATTAAAGGTGAGTTATTAACGGCGAATAGTTATCAAATTGAACGGGGTATGCTTGAAGTGACGTTGGACAATTTCTATGATGATTATAAGCCGATTACCATTGCGCTCAAACCTGAAAAAAACGCGACACAAAATGCGAAAGACTATTTTAAAAAATATCAAAAACTCAAACTCTCTTTACAACATTTAACCGCTCAACTAGAGCAAGCGACACAAGAAAATGCTTATTTAGAAAGTGTGCTTGTGCAATTACAGTTTGCGACGTTATCGGATATTGAAGCCATTCGATCGGAATTAGTCAGTTCCGGTTATATTAAAGAAAAGAAAGCGCAACGAAAAAATGTCGTTTCAAAATTAGGACCGCTTCGTTTTACAAGTGATGACGGTACATTAATTTTAGTTGGTCGAAATAACGTCCAAAACGACCAATTAACACTAAAGCAGTCGCCAAAAGATTTTATTTGGTTACACGCAAAAGATATTCCCGGTTCACACGTCATTATACAAAGTAGCTCGCCAACAGATGAGACGTTGCAATTCGGTGCAGAACTAGCAGCCTATTTTTCAAAATTTAAATTATCAAATAATGTGCCTGTCGATTATGTCGCTATTAAACACATTAAAAAGCCAAACGGTGCAAAACCCGGCTTTGTCATTTACAATAATCAAAAAACAGTAACTGCTACGCCAAACGAAGAAAAAATTGATGCTTGCCGTCTAGTTGAATAA
- a CDS encoding DUF4044 domain-containing protein, translating into MAKKKQKKSTMQRITIIGTLMALSVLLLGVFMQLFSVLRFFG; encoded by the coding sequence ATGGCTAAGAAAAAACAAAAAAAATCAACAATGCAAAGAATCACCATTATTGGTACGCTAATGGCATTAAGCGTGTTATTGTTAGGTGTATTTATGCAACTCTTTAGTGTATTACGCTTTTTTGGATAA
- the ribF gene encoding riboflavin biosynthesis protein RibF, whose protein sequence is MKVIEIGYPYVKEAIDSRACVLALGFFDGIHLGHQKVIETAKKIALEKKLALAVMSFNQHPSVVFKKSDDVSYLTLRQEKEALLSHLGVDIFYIVEFTSEFSKLTPEQFEALYIRGLNAKTVVSGFDYRYGHKALGSLNDFATRQQDIDVVVVEKEDLAGEKISSTRIRHALSTGQIELANQLLGRCYTMSGVVVHGDARGRTIGYPTANVKVDAKQMLLAIGVYVVRLYVGGKWYDGMASIGRNITFEANRPITVEVNIFDFNQDIYGERVKVEWLDYLRGELKFDGIDGLMDQLHQDKKNTLEYLKH, encoded by the coding sequence ATGAAAGTAATTGAAATCGGGTATCCCTATGTCAAAGAAGCGATTGATTCTCGCGCGTGTGTGTTAGCGCTTGGTTTTTTTGACGGGATTCATTTAGGGCATCAAAAAGTAATTGAAACGGCGAAAAAAATTGCCCTTGAAAAAAAATTAGCGCTTGCCGTCATGAGTTTTAATCAACATCCATCTGTTGTCTTTAAAAAATCAGATGATGTGTCGTATTTAACGTTGCGACAAGAAAAAGAAGCGTTATTATCGCATTTAGGTGTCGATATTTTTTATATCGTTGAGTTTACGTCGGAGTTTTCAAAATTAACACCAGAACAATTTGAAGCGTTGTATATTCGTGGATTAAATGCTAAAACGGTTGTATCCGGTTTTGATTATCGCTATGGGCATAAAGCGTTAGGCAGTTTAAACGACTTTGCGACACGACAACAAGATATTGATGTCGTCGTTGTTGAAAAAGAAGATTTAGCGGGTGAAAAAATCAGTTCAACACGTATTCGTCATGCGTTATCAACAGGTCAAATCGAATTAGCCAATCAATTGCTAGGACGTTGTTACACGATGAGTGGTGTTGTTGTGCATGGAGATGCGCGTGGGCGGACAATTGGTTATCCAACAGCTAATGTGAAAGTAGACGCCAAGCAAATGTTACTGGCAATTGGGGTATATGTTGTGCGATTGTATGTCGGCGGTAAATGGTATGACGGTATGGCGTCAATTGGGCGCAATATTACGTTTGAAGCAAACCGACCGATTACGGTTGAAGTCAATATTTTTGATTTTAATCAAGATATTTATGGCGAACGCGTTAAAGTGGAGTGGTTAGACTATTTGCGCGGAGAATTAAAATTTGATGGTATTGATGGATTAATGGATCAGTTACACCAAGATAAAAAAAATACACTAGAGTATTTAAAACATTAA
- the truB gene encoding tRNA pseudouridine(55) synthase TruB: protein MNGILALWKEKGMTSHDCVFKLRKILKTKKVGHTGTLDPQVDGVLPICIGSATKMVEFMMNSDKEYYGEVTLGFSTTTEDATGDVVASAHIETVPSADEIDAIMESMTGTITQVPPMYSAVKVNGKKLYEYARANQTVERPERIVTIHQFKRVSDVVVHENGTVSWQFVVRCSKGTYVRTLAVDLGEKLGFPAHMSQLTRTLSAGFQKEHTVTLQALERMTDSQKASILKPIEEAFVDYPRVTIDDTLWEKIKNGAVVEAFTPHDKVFVVYDTKIVALYEQHPYKKGMMKPKKMLLGNVE from the coding sequence ATGAATGGAATTTTAGCCTTGTGGAAAGAAAAGGGGATGACAAGTCACGATTGTGTCTTTAAGTTGCGTAAAATTTTAAAAACGAAAAAAGTAGGACATACTGGAACGCTCGATCCACAAGTCGATGGCGTGCTACCGATTTGTATTGGCAGTGCGACGAAAATGGTTGAGTTCATGATGAATTCTGACAAAGAGTATTATGGTGAAGTCACATTAGGTTTTTCAACGACTACCGAAGATGCGACGGGGGATGTGGTGGCGTCTGCTCACATCGAAACAGTGCCTAGCGCAGATGAAATTGATGCGATTATGGAAAGCATGACAGGCACGATAACACAAGTGCCGCCCATGTATTCAGCGGTAAAAGTGAATGGTAAAAAATTATATGAATACGCACGTGCCAATCAAACCGTTGAACGACCAGAACGTATTGTAACCATTCACCAATTTAAACGCGTTAGTGATGTCGTGGTACATGAAAATGGAACGGTATCGTGGCAATTTGTCGTACGCTGTTCAAAAGGCACGTACGTTCGTACGTTAGCAGTTGATTTAGGTGAAAAATTAGGGTTTCCAGCGCATATGAGTCAGCTTACGCGTACATTAAGTGCAGGTTTTCAAAAAGAACATACCGTTACATTGCAAGCGTTAGAACGTATGACGGATAGCCAAAAAGCTTCCATTTTAAAACCCATTGAAGAGGCGTTTGTCGATTATCCGCGTGTCACGATTGACGATACGTTATGGGAAAAAATCAAAAATGGAGCGGTTGTTGAAGCTTTTACACCACACGATAAAGTGTTTGTGGTGTATGACACAAAAATAGTGGCGTTGTACGAACAGCATCCTTATAAAAAAGGGATGATGAAACCGAAAAAAATGTTGTTAGGAAATGTAGAATGA